Proteins encoded within one genomic window of Esox lucius isolate fEsoLuc1 chromosome 12, fEsoLuc1.pri, whole genome shotgun sequence:
- the gpr157 gene encoding G-protein coupled receptor 157, with protein MAVDNATVVYFSEQVVILISCGLSFLGSLLIICTYILWPDLRSTPRKLLVFLSVSDFLSASSYAYGVWMVFKSDSVDCVVQGAISTFANTCSFFWTVAIAIYLYIFLVKSNRRLADSWVLYFHVVSWGIPLGITIAAVALGRIGYDASEVSVGWCWVRIQATDHVLWILLTGKIWEFLAYLILPILYILIKKHIHRAHAALSEYRPILARNPQSQSPSSMADLKLTFIPIIFISLRIWSTIRFLLMLVNSPVRQNPVLVTLHGIGNTFQGAANCIMFVLFTQPIRSRLMTLLCFCCHPSRDTAGDGHAPSQRGQGAETPFLAEDTP; from the exons ATGGCCGTTGACAATGCGACGgttgtttatttttcagaacaagTAGTTATTTTGATTTCGTGTGGACTATCTTTTTTGGGTTCTTTACTGATAATCTGTACGTACATACTTTGGCCAGATTTGAGGAGTACACCGAGAAAACTTTTAGTGTTTTTGTCAGTATCTGATTTTTTGTCTGCCTCCTCGTATGCATATGGAGTTTGGATGGTTTTTAAATCGGACTCTGTGGATTGTGTTGTTCAAGGAGCAATATCCACTTTTGCCAACACTTGTTCTTTTTTCTGGACAGTCGCGATCGCCATTTATCTGTATATTTTCCTCGTCAAGTCGAACCGACGTCTAGCCGACAGCTGGGTGCTGTACTTTCACGTTGTCAG CTGGGGAATCCCTCTAGGTATCACCATAGCGGCTGTGGCGCTGGGCCGGATCGGCTACGACGCGTCGGAGGTGTCCGTGGGCTGGTGCTGGGTGAGGATCCAGGCTACGGACCACGTACTCTGGATACTGCTCACTGGGAAGATATGGGAGTTCCTGGCGTACCTCATCCTCCCCATTCTCTACATCCTTATCAAGAAGCACATACACAGAGCG CATGCGGCTTTGTCTGAGTACCGACCCATCCTGGCCAGAAATCCTCAGTCCCAGTCCCCGTCCAGCATGGCAGACCTGAAGTTGACCTTCATCCCCATCATCTTCATCTCTCTGCGTATCTGGAGCACCATACGATTCCTGCTGATGTTGGTCAACTCCCCTGTCAGGCAGAACCCTGTGCTGGTCACCTTGCAT GGTATCGGGAACACCTTCCAGGGGGCGGCCAATTGCATCATGTTCGTGCTCTTCACCCAGCCAATACGCTCCAGGCTCATGACCCTGCTCTGCTTCTGCTGCCACCCCTCCAGGGACACGGCAGGGGATGGGCACGCCCCATCCCAAAGGGGCCAGGGTGCCGAGACCCCCTTTCTGGCAGAGGACACCCCCTGA